In Gordonia phthalatica, one genomic interval encodes:
- a CDS encoding dTDP-4-dehydrorhamnose 3,5-epimerase family protein, giving the protein MKARELTIVGAWEFTPVLHGDDRGVFLEAFKADVLAETIGHRFDLAQVNTSVSAAGVLRGIHFADVPPGQAKYVTCTVGSILDVIVDIRVGSPTFGRWDAVLLDDVDRKAVYLSEGIGHGFCSLEDGSTVTYLCSTGYNPGGEHGVNPLDPEIGIDWPRVARDGTPLEYELSAKDLAAPSLSEAREAGLLPEYGAVADFVDGLR; this is encoded by the coding sequence ATGAAGGCCAGAGAACTGACGATCGTCGGGGCGTGGGAGTTCACGCCCGTCCTGCACGGTGACGACCGCGGTGTGTTCCTGGAGGCGTTCAAGGCCGACGTGCTCGCCGAGACCATCGGACATCGCTTCGACCTCGCGCAGGTCAACACGTCGGTGTCGGCTGCCGGTGTGCTGCGCGGCATCCATTTCGCGGACGTGCCGCCCGGTCAGGCCAAGTACGTGACCTGCACGGTCGGGTCGATCCTCGACGTGATCGTCGACATCCGCGTCGGTTCCCCGACCTTCGGTCGGTGGGACGCGGTTCTGCTGGACGACGTCGATCGCAAGGCCGTCTACCTCTCCGAGGGCATCGGCCACGGCTTCTGCTCGCTGGAGGACGGTTCCACCGTCACCTACCTCTGCTCCACCGGCTACAACCCGGGTGGTGAGCACGGCGTGAACCCGCTCGATCCCGAGATCGGGATCGACTGGCCGCGCGTCGCGCGCGACGGCACGCCCCTCGAGTACGAGTTGTCGGCGAAGGACCTCGCCGCGCCGTCCCTGTCGGAGGCTCGCGAGGCCGGGCTCCTGCCGGAGTACGGCGCGGTGGCGGATTTCGTCGACGGACTGCGCTGA
- the rfbA gene encoding glucose-1-phosphate thymidylyltransferase RfbA, whose protein sequence is MRGIILAGGTGSRLHPITQGVSKQLVPVYDKPMIYYPLSTLMLAGIRDILIITTPADRGAFENLLGDGSQFGVRLTYSEQREPNGLAQAFVLGADHIGDESVALVLGDNIFYGPGLGSQLQGFDRLDGGAIFAYRVADPTAYGVVEFDGDGNAVSLEEKPAKPKSRYAVPGLYFYDNKVVDIAASLTPSARGEYEITDVNAEYLRRGKLHVQVLPRGTAWLDTGTFDSLLDAGNFVRTVEQRQGLKIGVPEEIAWRLGYLDDDELRAAAARLAKSGYGDYLLDLIERGREL, encoded by the coding sequence ATGCGCGGAATCATCCTTGCCGGCGGTACCGGGAGCAGACTGCACCCGATCACCCAGGGCGTCAGCAAACAGCTCGTCCCGGTCTACGACAAGCCGATGATCTACTACCCGCTCTCGACGTTGATGCTCGCCGGGATCCGCGACATCCTGATCATCACGACGCCCGCCGACCGCGGCGCGTTCGAGAACCTGCTCGGCGACGGCTCGCAGTTCGGCGTTCGCCTGACCTACAGCGAACAGCGGGAGCCGAACGGCTTGGCGCAGGCCTTCGTCCTGGGCGCCGACCATATCGGCGACGAGTCCGTCGCACTGGTTCTGGGCGACAACATCTTCTACGGTCCCGGGCTCGGCTCGCAGCTGCAGGGCTTCGATCGGCTCGACGGCGGCGCGATCTTCGCCTACCGCGTCGCGGACCCCACCGCGTACGGCGTCGTCGAGTTCGACGGCGACGGCAACGCGGTCTCGCTGGAGGAGAAGCCAGCGAAACCGAAGTCCCGGTACGCCGTGCCCGGCCTGTACTTCTACGACAACAAAGTCGTCGACATCGCGGCGTCGCTGACGCCGTCGGCGCGCGGCGAGTACGAGATCACCGACGTCAACGCCGAGTACCTCCGTCGCGGGAAGCTGCACGTTCAGGTGCTGCCGCGCGGTACCGCCTGGCTCGACACCGGCACCTTCGACTCGCTCCTCGACGCCGGCAACTTCGTTCGGACCGTCGAGCAGCGGCAGGGTTTGAAGATCGGTGTGCCGGAGGAGATCGCCTGGCGACTCGGCTATCTCGACGACGACGAACTGCGTGCGGCCGCGGCGCGACTGGCGAAGTCCGGCTACGGAGACTATCTGCTCGATCTGATCGAGCGCGGACGGGAGCTGTGA
- a CDS encoding 2,3-butanediol dehydrogenase, with amino-acid sequence MKSLLLYAARDARIADVPEPEPGPGQVKVKVECAGICGSDLSLFQYSPIPAGFTHPLLCTHGPHALGHEFSGRVVALGDGVDDIEVGALVAVRPNVYDGTCPACERGEQNLCAQGGFIGVSGGGGGFSEYVVAGRDAAHVIPERFGAEVAAMVESTAVAWHAVKQSGGGDGTTALVVGAGPVGLALVSCLLARGASKVFVSELSEARKARAVEMGAEVLDPSQTDVVAHVQALGGVDVSFDASGVGQPTYDTALDALRPGGTSVVVAMFHEPVQVDLQKYMTSEKKLVGSMAYTDVDFGEVVEAIVDGRLDPRPLITGRIRLDDVVDKGLNHLLGEGRNSEIKILVTP; translated from the coding sequence GTGAAATCGTTGCTGCTGTATGCCGCCCGGGACGCTCGGATCGCCGACGTCCCGGAACCGGAACCCGGCCCCGGCCAGGTGAAGGTCAAGGTGGAGTGCGCGGGCATCTGCGGATCCGACCTCTCGCTGTTCCAGTACTCGCCGATCCCGGCGGGATTCACCCATCCGCTGCTGTGCACACACGGCCCGCACGCGCTGGGGCATGAGTTCTCCGGACGCGTGGTCGCGCTCGGCGACGGCGTCGACGACATCGAGGTCGGCGCGCTGGTCGCGGTGCGCCCCAACGTCTACGACGGCACCTGCCCGGCCTGCGAACGCGGTGAGCAGAACCTCTGCGCGCAGGGCGGCTTCATCGGCGTCAGCGGCGGGGGAGGCGGCTTCAGCGAGTACGTCGTCGCGGGCCGCGACGCGGCGCACGTGATCCCCGAACGGTTCGGTGCCGAGGTGGCCGCGATGGTCGAGTCGACGGCGGTCGCCTGGCACGCGGTGAAGCAGTCGGGCGGGGGCGACGGCACCACGGCGCTGGTCGTCGGAGCCGGCCCCGTCGGACTGGCGCTGGTGTCCTGCCTCCTGGCGCGCGGCGCGTCGAAGGTCTTCGTCAGTGAACTCAGCGAGGCGCGCAAGGCGCGCGCCGTCGAGATGGGCGCGGAAGTTCTGGACCCGAGCCAGACGGATGTCGTGGCGCACGTACAGGCACTCGGCGGCGTCGACGTCTCCTTCGACGCGTCCGGCGTCGGCCAGCCCACCTACGACACCGCGCTCGACGCGCTCCGTCCCGGCGGCACGTCGGTCGTCGTCGCGATGTTCCACGAACCGGTCCAGGTGGACCTGCAGAAGTACATGACGAGCGAGAAGAAGCTGGTCGGATCCATGGCCTACACGGACGTGGACTTCGGCGAGGTGGTGGAGGCGATCGTCGACGGCCGCCTGGACCCGCGCCCGCTCATCACCGGGCGCATCCGACTCGACGACGTCGTCGACAAGGGCCTGAACCATCTGCTCGGTGAGGGTCGGAACAGCGAGATCAAGATCCTCGTGACTCCGTGA
- a CDS encoding SGNH/GDSL hydrolase family protein, translating to MRLGLVSRSVGAVAVVAGITLAPPVDAAPLVDYVAMGDSFSAGSGVEPVAPGGQDCLRSSRNYAHILAAKNDFRLTDVSCGAADTNDFFHPQKAGMKPQLAALDANTDLVTFSIGGNDGNVFATTIGKCVVVGAFGVAPGTPCDDLFAAGVAREIRMQTYPKLVRAMRAVRQKAPNAQVYALNYLRLVPNRAVACPGVPVTRGDVKTAYRIQTELSDAIERAAHKTGVTFVDVAVGSVGHEACKPRGVRYVEPLVGAAQLVPLHPNALGERQMAKVVGAAIGR from the coding sequence GTGAGACTAGGTTTGGTCAGCAGATCTGTGGGCGCGGTGGCGGTCGTCGCCGGGATCACCCTGGCACCGCCTGTCGATGCCGCACCGCTCGTGGACTACGTCGCGATGGGCGACAGCTTCTCCGCCGGATCGGGTGTGGAACCCGTCGCACCCGGTGGGCAGGATTGTCTCCGGTCGTCGCGGAACTATGCGCACATCCTCGCCGCGAAGAACGACTTCCGCCTGACCGACGTCAGCTGCGGTGCCGCCGACACGAACGACTTCTTCCATCCGCAGAAGGCCGGCATGAAGCCGCAACTCGCGGCGCTCGACGCGAACACCGATCTCGTCACCTTCTCGATCGGCGGCAACGACGGCAACGTCTTCGCCACGACCATCGGCAAGTGCGTGGTCGTCGGAGCGTTCGGTGTGGCGCCGGGGACGCCCTGCGACGATCTCTTCGCCGCGGGAGTGGCGCGCGAGATCAGGATGCAGACCTACCCGAAGCTCGTTCGCGCCATGCGGGCGGTCCGACAGAAGGCTCCGAACGCGCAGGTCTACGCCCTCAACTACCTTCGCCTGGTGCCGAACCGCGCGGTCGCCTGCCCGGGTGTTCCGGTCACCCGCGGCGACGTGAAGACCGCGTATCGCATCCAGACCGAACTGTCGGATGCGATCGAGCGCGCCGCCCACAAGACCGGCGTCACCTTCGTCGACGTGGCTGTCGGCTCTGTCGGCCACGAGGCGTGCAAGCCTCGCGGAGTCCGCTACGTGGAGCCGCTGGTCGGCGCCGCGCAGCTGGTCCCTCTGCACCCGAACGCGCTGGGTGAGCGGCAGATGGCGAAGGTCGTCGGCGCGGCGATCGGCCGCTGA
- a CDS encoding HNH endonuclease signature motif containing protein: MNENGIQLPEDPVALAALMDQVAAKFAAAPFGAVTEDQLVTTAEVMESARRRLDGADAALLVEISDRNAVRKVGLFSLHQFLAQHLRVGDGEAKRRRIAAEAIGQFSSLTGATLDPVLPATATAVADGAIGGGHVREIAAVMDRIPSAVDAETRGRAEAQLAAIARDLSPAGVAQAGHRLLAHLDPDGQVTDERDRARRRGLTLMPQDRQLMSKVRAQLSPELRANLEVMLGQWAAPGVNNPDDPESPRGAADLADPAVLAAAAERDTRTAGQRNHDALLAILQTAHAASGVPVGKLSTELVVTVTDKELAQRAWVAVTATGTRLPVRELVHVAGAVQPHLAVFSAATGKALWFGRGRRLASQDQRLMLFARDRGCTAPECSAPFARTEAHHLTEWRDGGPTDIDNLGAACGRHNRSVGHQVGQWETATESRVEPTSEAADRGVGRNRGEVRRGFRLAALAQPTDGAELLPDLGPHAPPAPEDSRVEAYLTRLLTA, encoded by the coding sequence GTGAACGAAAACGGCATCCAGTTGCCGGAGGATCCGGTCGCGTTGGCCGCCCTGATGGACCAGGTGGCCGCCAAGTTCGCCGCGGCTCCGTTCGGGGCGGTGACCGAGGACCAGTTGGTCACCACCGCCGAGGTGATGGAGTCGGCGCGTCGTCGTCTCGACGGCGCCGATGCCGCCTTGTTGGTGGAGATCTCCGACCGCAACGCGGTCCGCAAGGTCGGCCTGTTCTCCCTGCACCAGTTCCTGGCCCAGCACCTGCGGGTCGGTGACGGCGAAGCCAAACGCCGCCGGATCGCCGCCGAAGCGATCGGCCAATTCTCCTCCCTCACCGGAGCAACCCTCGACCCGGTGTTGCCGGCCACCGCCACCGCGGTCGCCGACGGCGCCATCGGCGGCGGCCATGTCCGGGAAATCGCGGCCGTCATGGACCGGATTCCTTCCGCGGTCGACGCCGAAACTCGGGGTCGGGCGGAGGCCCAGTTGGCGGCCATCGCCCGCGACTTGTCCCCCGCGGGCGTGGCGCAGGCCGGGCACCGCCTGCTGGCGCACCTGGATCCGGACGGGCAGGTCACCGACGAACGTGACCGCGCGCGCCGTCGCGGCCTGACCCTCATGCCGCAGGACCGGCAGTTGATGAGCAAGGTCCGCGCCCAACTCAGCCCCGAGCTGCGCGCCAACCTGGAAGTCATGCTCGGCCAGTGGGCCGCACCCGGGGTAAACAATCCGGATGATCCCGAGTCCCCGCGCGGGGCCGCCGATCTGGCCGACCCGGCGGTTTTGGCCGCCGCGGCCGAGCGCGACACCCGCACCGCGGGTCAGCGCAATCATGATGCGCTGCTGGCGATCCTGCAGACCGCGCACGCCGCCTCCGGGGTGCCGGTCGGTAAACTCTCGACCGAACTGGTCGTGACGGTCACCGACAAGGAACTGGCCCAGCGGGCCTGGGTCGCGGTCACCGCGACCGGCACCCGCCTGCCGGTGCGGGAGTTGGTGCATGTCGCTGGTGCGGTGCAGCCGCACCTGGCGGTGTTCTCCGCCGCGACGGGTAAGGCGTTGTGGTTCGGGCGGGGACGTCGTCTGGCCTCGCAGGATCAGCGGTTGATGTTGTTCGCCCGCGATCGCGGGTGCACCGCCCCGGAATGCTCGGCGCCGTTCGCGCGAACCGAGGCGCACCACCTCACTGAATGGCGCGACGGCGGTCCCACCGACATCGACAATCTCGGCGCCGCGTGCGGGCGCCACAACCGATCGGTCGGCCACCAAGTCGGCCAGTGGGAAACCGCGACGGAGTCGAGGGTTGAGCCGACGTCCGAGGCCGCAGACCGAGGCGTCGGTCGAAACCGTGGTGAGGTTCGCCGGGGGTTTCGACTCGCTGCGCTCGCTCAACCCACGGATGGCGCCGAACTCCTGCCCGACCTCGGGCCCCACGCCCCACCGGCCCCGGAGGACTCCCGGGTCGAGGCCTACCTCACCCGCCTGTTGACCGCCTGA